One stretch of Enterobacter sp. RHBSTW-00994 DNA includes these proteins:
- a CDS encoding alpha,alpha-trehalase — translation MFSQKLHAADTVEFEIAEELRYETDPCELKLDEMIEAEPEPEMIEGLPASDALTPADRYLELFEHVQSSRLFADSKTFPDCAPKMDPLDILIRYRKVKRHPDFNLRQFVENHFWLPETYSTEYVSDPGLSLKEHIDSLWPVLTREPQDHIPWSSLLALPQAYIVPGGRFSETYYWDSYFTMLGLAESGRNDLLKCMADNFAWMIERYGHIPNGNRTYYLSRSQPPVFALMVELFEEDGVRGARRYLDHLLMEYAFWMDGAESLVLNQAYRHVVRLPDGSLLNRYWDDRDTPRDESWIEDVETAKHSGRPANEVYRDLRAGAASGWDYSSRWLRDAGRLASIRTTQFIPIDLNAFLYKLESTIANLSGLKGDKEAEARFRQKAHDRRAAVNRYLWDDESGCYRDYDWRREEMGLFSAASIVPLYVDMATHEQTDRLADTVKARLLTPGGILATEHETGEQWDKPNGWAPLQWMAVQGFKRYGNDSLGDEIAHSWLQTVNHFYKKHHKLIEKYHIASSTPREGGGGEYPLQDGFGWTNGVVRRLIGLYGEP, via the coding sequence ATGTTCAGCCAGAAACTACACGCTGCAGACACCGTCGAATTCGAGATCGCGGAAGAGCTTCGCTACGAGACCGATCCCTGCGAGTTGAAACTGGATGAAATGATCGAGGCGGAGCCGGAGCCCGAAATGATTGAGGGACTACCTGCTTCTGACGCGCTCACACCTGCCGATCGCTATCTTGAACTGTTTGAACATGTTCAGTCATCTCGATTGTTCGCCGATAGCAAAACCTTCCCCGACTGTGCGCCCAAAATGGACCCGCTGGATATTCTGATCCGCTACCGTAAAGTTAAACGCCATCCGGATTTTAACCTGCGACAATTCGTGGAGAACCATTTCTGGTTGCCGGAAACTTACAGTACAGAGTATGTCTCCGACCCTGGTCTGTCGCTCAAAGAGCACATTGACAGCCTGTGGCCCGTGTTGACGCGCGAACCGCAGGATCATATTCCCTGGTCGTCACTGCTGGCGCTGCCGCAGGCCTACATTGTGCCCGGCGGGCGTTTCAGTGAAACCTACTACTGGGATTCTTACTTCACTATGCTGGGGCTGGCAGAGAGTGGCCGTAACGACCTGCTGAAATGCATGGCGGACAACTTCGCCTGGATGATCGAACGGTATGGGCACATCCCTAACGGGAATCGCACCTACTATCTGAGCCGCTCCCAGCCGCCCGTTTTCGCGCTGATGGTTGAACTGTTTGAAGAGGACGGTGTGCGCGGTGCTCGGCGTTATCTTGATCATCTACTGATGGAATATGCCTTCTGGATGGATGGCGCAGAATCACTGGTGCTAAATCAGGCCTACCGCCATGTCGTGCGACTGCCTGATGGGTCACTCCTTAACCGCTACTGGGACGACCGCGATACTCCGCGCGACGAGTCGTGGATTGAAGATGTTGAAACCGCTAAACACTCCGGGCGTCCGGCAAATGAGGTATACCGTGATCTCCGCGCCGGTGCGGCATCAGGCTGGGACTACTCTTCCCGCTGGCTGCGCGATGCCGGACGTCTTGCCAGTATTCGTACCACGCAGTTTATCCCGATCGATTTGAATGCGTTCCTGTATAAGCTCGAAAGCACCATCGCCAATCTCTCCGGCCTGAAAGGGGATAAAGAGGCAGAAGCCCGTTTCCGGCAAAAAGCGCACGACCGCCGTGCAGCAGTGAACCGATATCTGTGGGATGACGAGAGCGGCTGCTATCGCGATTACGACTGGCGACGCGAAGAGATGGGGTTGTTCTCAGCGGCCAGCATTGTGCCCCTGTACGTCGATATGGCAACCCATGAACAAACAGACAGACTGGCTGACACCGTAAAAGCACGCCTGCTGACGCCGGGCGGCATCTTAGCAACCGAACATGAAACCGGAGAACAGTGGGATAAACCTAACGGCTGGGCCCCATTGCAATGGATGGCGGTTCAGGGATTCAAGCGCTATGGCAATGATTCGCTGGGTGACGAAATAGCCCATAGCTGGCTGCAAACCGTCAACCATTTCTATAAGAAGCACCACAAGTTAATCGAAAAGTACCATATTGCCAGCAGCACACCGCGCGAAGGCGGCGGCGGTGAGTATCCACTGCAGGATGGTTTCGGCTGGACGAACGGCGTGGTGAGGCGGTTGATTGGATTGTATGGGGAACCTTAA
- a CDS encoding STY4199 family HEPN domain-containing protein, protein MALSTSHHIRAQFEHCLAVIRQASVEILLLLNVHVSEGKDPRWFLEQLDNARLGLGGWAAVAKQLNLNDAEMSDFTLQLRLLQQRVPQYESGQDVSENQLIAAMRFVTSLEHLRLRQPLLMYSTEVAPGNDIQQQQAHKQVRAIELMIKGLVLQAWPDPVRLNNHLKTLFNADRVRRWLKLGEINDVLSGMLFSELALMVVDKKEFSRYYSSLFSDPMMLTLLVEPRKTLQTFLDDIRQIRNCITVQQPLSSAQILLLDNYYAQITQPVQRAFEEGRTRINPAGLMAVDASELHAFWENAQKMDRITGGDLFEVRDTIEKPTQRAPRTPEQREQLISGALWGAVGLMVIAIVVGGFWLVTSSKPAQVNATVEVRPEPKEMREAPSSRETLTRMGVTWDENNFRSAINRNDTRVALLFLQGGMDWKMSWTEEAMSAGDDDVLEILLRYRLQMVEEKPCRRFINTLSHAMSNGESLTSMRKQYLQAFCTVPAVVKRQQHDADMAKRRAQSQPDENTKKWQSIQTAIYDVIR, encoded by the coding sequence ATGGCTCTCAGCACATCACACCACATCCGCGCTCAGTTTGAACACTGCCTGGCGGTTATTCGTCAGGCGTCTGTGGAGATTTTGCTTCTCCTCAATGTGCATGTTTCTGAAGGAAAAGATCCTCGCTGGTTTCTGGAGCAACTGGATAATGCTCGCTTAGGTTTGGGCGGATGGGCCGCTGTGGCGAAGCAGCTCAACCTGAATGACGCTGAAATGTCCGATTTCACTTTGCAACTGCGTTTGTTGCAGCAGCGTGTACCGCAGTACGAAAGCGGTCAGGATGTGAGTGAAAACCAGCTTATTGCTGCCATGCGTTTCGTGACATCACTCGAACACCTGCGTCTGCGACAGCCGCTTTTAATGTACAGCACCGAAGTTGCACCGGGTAACGATATTCAGCAGCAGCAGGCCCATAAGCAGGTTCGCGCAATTGAACTGATGATTAAAGGACTGGTTTTGCAGGCATGGCCCGACCCGGTACGGCTGAATAACCATCTGAAAACGTTGTTCAATGCAGACCGCGTGCGCCGCTGGTTGAAACTGGGTGAAATCAACGATGTGCTCAGCGGAATGTTGTTTAGCGAGCTGGCACTGATGGTGGTGGATAAAAAAGAGTTCAGTCGGTATTACTCGTCATTGTTTAGCGACCCGATGATGCTGACGCTGCTGGTTGAACCGCGAAAAACGTTACAAACCTTCCTGGATGACATCCGGCAAATCCGCAACTGTATTACCGTGCAACAGCCCCTAAGTTCAGCGCAGATACTGCTACTGGATAATTACTATGCGCAAATTACCCAGCCTGTTCAGCGTGCGTTTGAAGAAGGGCGGACGCGTATCAATCCGGCAGGATTAATGGCCGTCGATGCGAGTGAACTGCATGCCTTTTGGGAAAACGCGCAGAAAATGGATCGCATAACCGGTGGCGATCTCTTTGAAGTTCGTGACACGATTGAAAAGCCGACCCAGCGTGCGCCTCGAACGCCTGAACAGCGCGAACAGCTCATCTCAGGTGCGCTCTGGGGCGCGGTTGGCCTGATGGTTATTGCTATTGTGGTCGGAGGATTCTGGCTGGTAACCAGCAGCAAACCTGCGCAAGTGAATGCCACCGTAGAGGTCAGGCCGGAGCCTAAGGAAATGCGAGAAGCACCGTCTTCACGCGAAACTCTCACGCGCATGGGCGTCACCTGGGATGAGAATAATTTTCGCTCGGCTATCAACCGTAACGATACCCGCGTAGCCCTGCTGTTTTTGCAAGGTGGTATGGACTGGAAGATGTCATGGACCGAAGAGGCGATGTCGGCAGGCGATGATGACGTGCTGGAAATTCTGTTGCGTTATCGGCTTCAGATGGTGGAAGAGAAGCCGTGCCGCCGTTTTATCAACACCCTTAGTCACGCGATGTCCAATGGCGAATCATTAACGTCAATGCGTAAGCAGTATTTACAGGCTTTTTGTACTGTACCTGCGGTGGTCAAACGACAGCAGCATGACGCGGACATGGCGAAACGCCGCGCGCAATCGCAGCCAGATGAAAACACGAAAAAGTGGCAGTCTATCCAGACCGCTATTTATGATGTGATTCGCTAA
- a CDS encoding GNAT family protein, translated as MPTLTTSRLTCTLLREEDWPFFLSLQQHPEVMRYVADTRNISDIRETFDSRLPLWTPGSSHWLCLVVRDTASQTPLGVTGYIHREKDCAEVGFLFAPHAQGKGYGFESLQALCDFAFNQGGIRRLTATVTAGNLASRYLLEKTGFRQEGELRESYFLAGQWQNDWIFGLLKHEYLIDNP; from the coding sequence ATGCCTACCCTCACGACCTCGCGCCTGACGTGCACACTGTTGCGAGAGGAAGACTGGCCCTTTTTTTTGTCTTTGCAGCAACATCCTGAAGTGATGCGTTATGTTGCTGATACCCGCAACATCAGTGATATCCGTGAGACTTTCGATTCTCGTCTGCCCCTCTGGACACCGGGAAGTTCGCACTGGCTCTGTCTCGTCGTGCGTGATACGGCCAGCCAGACACCACTGGGTGTCACCGGCTATATTCACCGGGAAAAGGATTGCGCCGAGGTGGGATTCCTTTTTGCACCGCACGCACAAGGCAAAGGCTATGGTTTCGAATCGCTACAGGCATTGTGTGATTTCGCGTTTAACCAGGGCGGTATTCGTCGACTGACCGCAACCGTCACTGCGGGTAATCTCGCATCAAGATACCTGCTGGAAAAAACAGGGTTCCGCCAGGAAGGCGAACTGCGGGAAAGCTATTTCCTTGCAGGGCAATGGCAAAATGACTGGATCTTCGGTTTGCTGAAACATGAGTATCTTATCGATAACCCGTAA
- a CDS encoding lysozyme, which translates to MTCHSLKISSTGIELIKKTQGLSLEKYRDENGIWVIGYGHVISQGDSFNKLITPAEAAYLLQKDLQKCEDLLRKNITQPLTQDQHDALVSLIFSLSDTSGLQMNILQTVCRV; encoded by the coding sequence ATGACATGCCATTCGCTAAAAATATCTTCTACCGGAATTGAGTTAATTAAAAAAACACAGGGGCTTTCTCTGGAGAAATATCGCGATGAAAACGGGATATGGGTCATTGGATATGGCCACGTCATCAGCCAGGGTGATTCGTTTAACAAACTTATCACCCCTGCTGAAGCCGCATATTTACTGCAAAAAGATCTCCAGAAATGCGAGGATTTACTGCGGAAAAATATCACCCAACCCTTAACACAGGATCAGCATGATGCGCTGGTGTCGTTGATATTTAGCTTAAGTGATACATCAGGCCTGCAAATGAATATTCTTCAGACGGTCTGCCGGGTATAG
- a CDS encoding response regulator transcription factor — MRVIMFDRQSIFIHGAMNSLQKLIPEISMTGTSQTDELWALLSASPSCIALIDGHFIQDDGMAFLAEVAFRFPALRIVMVLAKKEARWVEQLMQCNVVAIIPRRASPAMFSAVLESVSKGMVCLPGDWLKAASPPKQELSSLSERQHEVLMLLAAGESNKEIGRLLNISVGTVKAHLETLFRRLDVKNRTQAAMLYTRQTV; from the coding sequence ATGCGAGTGATCATGTTTGACAGGCAGTCAATATTTATTCATGGAGCAATGAACAGTTTGCAGAAATTAATTCCGGAAATAAGTATGACGGGCACAAGTCAGACGGATGAGTTGTGGGCGCTTCTTTCTGCATCTCCTTCCTGTATTGCCCTGATTGACGGGCATTTCATTCAGGATGATGGTATGGCCTTTCTGGCAGAGGTGGCATTTCGTTTTCCGGCCCTGCGTATTGTCATGGTTCTGGCGAAGAAAGAGGCAAGGTGGGTTGAGCAACTCATGCAGTGCAACGTGGTCGCCATTATTCCTCGTCGCGCCTCGCCTGCAATGTTTTCTGCTGTTCTGGAGTCTGTATCAAAGGGAATGGTTTGCCTTCCGGGCGATTGGCTAAAAGCAGCGTCGCCACCGAAACAGGAGTTGTCATCCCTGAGTGAGCGCCAGCATGAAGTGTTGATGTTGTTGGCCGCCGGCGAATCAAACAAAGAGATTGGCCGTTTGCTCAACATCAGTGTGGGAACGGTAAAAGCGCACCTGGAAACGCTCTTTCGCCGCCTTGATGTCAAAAACAGAACTCAGGCGGCCATGCTCTATACCCGGCAGACCGTCTGA
- a CDS encoding SDR family oxidoreductase, whose amino-acid sequence MTERIALVTGGSRGLGKNAVLKLAAAGTGIILTYNSSEQEAQDVVREIEAKGVKGAALQLNVGDITSFDNFTRDVQKTLRTVWQRDAFDYLLNNAGTGLYAPYAETTVAQFDEAMNIHFKGPFFLTQSLLPVMNDGGRILNVSSGLARFTQPGSSAYAAMKGAMEVLTRYQAKELGARGISVNIIAPGAIETDFGGGRVRDNAQLNQLLASQTALGRVGLPDDIGDAIAALLSDNLGWMNAQRIEVSGGMFL is encoded by the coding sequence ATGACTGAACGTATTGCATTAGTGACTGGCGGAAGCCGAGGGCTGGGTAAAAATGCGGTATTAAAGCTGGCAGCGGCGGGTACGGGAATCATCCTGACCTATAACAGCAGCGAGCAAGAAGCTCAGGACGTGGTACGTGAAATAGAGGCGAAAGGTGTTAAAGGAGCAGCGTTGCAGTTGAATGTTGGTGACATCACGAGTTTTGACAACTTTACCCGCGATGTGCAAAAAACGCTCAGGACGGTCTGGCAACGCGATGCCTTCGATTATTTATTGAACAATGCCGGTACGGGTTTGTACGCACCTTACGCTGAGACAACGGTAGCCCAGTTTGATGAGGCGATGAACATCCATTTCAAAGGACCATTTTTCCTGACGCAATCTCTGCTACCAGTGATGAACGACGGTGGCCGCATCCTGAACGTCTCCAGTGGTCTGGCGCGTTTCACACAACCTGGCTCCAGTGCCTACGCGGCGATGAAAGGGGCGATGGAAGTACTGACGCGTTATCAGGCGAAAGAACTGGGTGCGCGTGGGATCTCCGTCAATATCATTGCGCCTGGGGCGATCGAAACGGACTTTGGTGGCGGCCGGGTACGTGATAATGCACAGCTCAACCAGCTTCTGGCTTCTCAGACTGCGCTGGGACGGGTGGGATTACCTGACGATATTGGGGACGCGATTGCCGCGCTACTCAGCGATAATCTCGGCTGGATGAATGCACAACGTATTGAAGTATCAGGCGGTATGTTCCTCTGA
- a CDS encoding LysR family transcriptional regulator: MDKIHAMQLFIRVAELESFSRAAETLGLPKGSVSRQIQSLENLLGTQLLHRTTRRVSLTQDGMVYYERAKDLLANLDELDGLFQHDPSSISGRLRVDMPVGIARNLVIPKLPAFLQQYPGIELELSSSDRLVDVIREGFDCVVRVGTLKDSGLIARPLGKLSVINCASPDYLDRFGYPDSLDDLGSHAVIHYSANLATRPHGFEFYNGSTTQWIKTGGILTVNSTETYHAACIAGLGIIQVPRVGVRESLRAKKLLEILPQYRAEPMPVSLIYPHRRNLSRRVHLFMEWLTVLMKGYVD; encoded by the coding sequence ATGGATAAAATTCACGCAATGCAACTCTTCATCCGCGTCGCGGAACTGGAGAGTTTTTCCCGTGCAGCAGAAACGTTAGGCCTGCCAAAAGGCAGCGTATCACGTCAGATCCAGTCTCTGGAAAACCTGCTGGGAACGCAGCTTCTGCACCGAACCACGCGCCGCGTCAGCCTGACGCAGGACGGTATGGTTTATTATGAACGTGCAAAAGATCTCCTGGCGAATCTCGATGAACTGGATGGATTATTTCAGCATGACCCTTCCAGCATCAGCGGACGATTGCGCGTCGATATGCCTGTTGGCATTGCACGAAATTTAGTCATCCCAAAACTGCCTGCCTTTTTGCAGCAGTACCCCGGCATTGAACTGGAGCTGAGCAGCAGCGACCGTCTGGTGGATGTCATACGCGAAGGGTTTGATTGTGTGGTGCGCGTCGGCACACTAAAGGACTCAGGATTGATTGCTCGCCCACTTGGCAAGCTGTCGGTGATCAATTGTGCAAGCCCTGATTATCTGGACCGTTTTGGCTACCCGGATAGCCTGGACGATCTGGGCTCTCACGCCGTTATCCACTATTCCGCCAATCTGGCAACGCGTCCTCATGGCTTTGAGTTTTACAACGGCAGTACCACTCAATGGATTAAAACGGGCGGTATTTTGACGGTGAACAGCACCGAAACCTACCACGCTGCCTGTATCGCCGGGTTAGGCATCATCCAGGTTCCCCGCGTCGGTGTGCGTGAGTCTCTGCGCGCGAAAAAACTTCTGGAGATCTTGCCGCAATACCGTGCAGAACCCATGCCGGTATCCCTCATTTATCCCCACCGGCGTAACCTCTCCCGCCGGGTACATCTCTTCATGGAGTGGCTCACAGTGTTAATGAAGGGTTATGTTGATTAG
- the yhjD gene encoding inner membrane protein YhjD, translating into MTQENNPQPSPQETSPGKARQALQTVTGTAQKIQRCPVIAHLLRATERFNDRMGNQFGAAITYFSFLSMIPILMVSFAAAGFILASHPTLLEDIFEKILLNVSDPTLASTLKSTINTAVQQRTTVGIVGLLIALYSGINWMGNLREAIRAQSRDVWERTPQDQEKIWVKYFRDFVSLIGLLIALIVTLSITSVAGSAQQLIISALYLDSIEWLKPAWRVIGLAISIFANYLLFFWIFWRLPRHRPRKKALIRGTLIAAIGFEVIKIVMTYTLPTLVKSPSGAAFGSVLGLMAFFYFFARLTLFCAAWIATAQYKDDPRMPGKTHS; encoded by the coding sequence GTGACGCAGGAAAACAACCCGCAACCTTCACCCCAGGAAACCTCCCCCGGAAAAGCCAGGCAGGCGCTACAAACAGTAACCGGCACAGCGCAAAAAATTCAGCGTTGTCCCGTCATTGCGCACCTGTTACGTGCCACTGAACGCTTCAATGATCGTATGGGGAATCAGTTTGGTGCAGCCATCACCTATTTTTCATTTTTATCGATGATCCCCATCCTGATGGTGTCATTTGCTGCCGCCGGTTTTATTCTTGCCTCCCATCCGACGTTGCTGGAGGATATTTTCGAGAAAATCCTGTTGAATGTCAGCGATCCCACTCTTGCGAGCACGCTCAAAAGCACCATTAACACCGCCGTACAGCAACGTACCACGGTGGGTATCGTCGGATTGCTGATTGCACTTTATTCCGGGATTAACTGGATGGGAAACCTGCGTGAAGCCATTCGCGCCCAGTCGCGCGATGTCTGGGAGCGCACACCGCAGGATCAGGAGAAGATATGGGTGAAATATTTCCGCGACTTCGTGTCGCTGATCGGGCTGCTGATTGCGCTAATTGTGACGCTTTCTATCACTTCTGTAGCCGGTTCGGCACAGCAGTTGATCATCTCGGCACTCTATCTCGACAGCATTGAGTGGCTTAAACCGGCATGGCGCGTTATCGGTCTGGCAATATCCATTTTCGCGAACTACCTGTTGTTCTTCTGGATCTTCTGGCGTTTGCCACGCCACCGACCACGTAAAAAGGCACTGATTCGCGGCACGCTGATCGCAGCCATAGGCTTTGAAGTGATCAAAATCGTGATGACCTATACCCTGCCAACACTGGTGAAATCTCCGTCTGGAGCAGCTTTCGGCTCAGTACTTGGGCTAATGGCCTTTTTCTACTTCTTTGCGCGGCTGACATTGTTCTGCGCAGCGTGGATCGCCACCGCGCAATACAAAGACGACCCGAGAATGCCGGGTAAAACGCACAGTTAA
- a CDS encoding MFS transporter, with protein MQATATTLDTEPENVPVNSRNKVVVASLIGTAIEFFDFYIYATAAVIVFPHIFFPQGDPTAATLQSLATFAIAFIARPIGSAVFGHFGDRVGRKVTLVASLLTMGISTVAIGLLPTYDTIGILAPVLLALARFGQGLGLGGEWGGAALLATENAPPRKRALYGSFPQLGAPIGFFFANGTFLLLSWLLTDEQFMNWGWRIPFIFSAVLVLIGLYVRVSLHETPVFAKVAAAKKQVKVPLGTLLTKHVRVTVLGTFIMLATYTLFYIMTVYSMTFSTAAAPVGLGLPRNEVLWMLMMAVVGFGVMVPIAGLLADKFGRRASMIVITSLIILFALFVFPPLLGSGSPALVMAYLLIGLSLMGLTFGPMGALLPELFPTEVRYTGASFSYNVSSILGASVAPYIATWLQANYGLFYVGVYLAAMAALTLIALLLTHETRHQSL; from the coding sequence ATGCAAGCCACAGCCACAACACTCGATACCGAACCAGAAAACGTTCCGGTCAATTCACGCAACAAAGTTGTCGTCGCATCGCTGATTGGCACTGCCATTGAGTTCTTCGACTTTTATATTTATGCCACTGCCGCGGTCATTGTCTTTCCGCACATTTTCTTCCCGCAGGGCGACCCTACGGCTGCCACGCTACAGTCTCTGGCAACCTTTGCGATCGCGTTTATCGCACGCCCTATCGGCTCTGCCGTATTTGGGCACTTTGGCGATCGCGTGGGCCGTAAAGTCACTCTGGTCGCATCGCTGCTGACAATGGGGATCTCCACTGTCGCAATCGGCCTGTTACCGACCTACGACACCATCGGTATTTTGGCCCCTGTTCTGCTGGCACTGGCGCGCTTTGGTCAGGGTCTCGGCTTGGGGGGGGAATGGGGCGGCGCGGCGCTGCTGGCAACCGAGAATGCGCCGCCGCGCAAGCGTGCACTGTATGGCTCATTCCCGCAACTGGGCGCGCCGATCGGCTTCTTCTTCGCGAACGGCACTTTCCTGTTGCTCTCCTGGCTGCTGACTGATGAGCAGTTTATGAACTGGGGTTGGCGTATACCGTTTATCTTCTCTGCTGTGCTGGTTCTGATTGGCCTGTACGTGCGTGTTTCCCTGCATGAAACACCGGTATTCGCCAAAGTTGCGGCGGCGAAAAAGCAGGTAAAAGTGCCGCTGGGCACACTGCTGACCAAACACGTTCGCGTAACGGTTTTGGGCACATTCATCATGCTGGCAACCTATACGCTGTTTTATATCATGACCGTGTACTCGATGACGTTCAGCACTGCGGCTGCGCCCGTCGGTCTGGGGCTGCCACGTAACGAAGTGCTGTGGATGTTAATGATGGCGGTGGTCGGTTTTGGTGTGATGGTTCCGATTGCAGGTCTGCTGGCAGATAAATTTGGTCGTCGTGCAAGCATGATTGTGATCACCTCCCTGATTATCCTCTTCGCTTTGTTCGTCTTCCCACCGCTGTTGGGTTCAGGTAGCCCTGCGCTGGTCATGGCCTACCTGTTAATTGGTCTGAGCCTGATGGGGCTGACATTTGGCCCAATGGGCGCACTGCTGCCGGAGTTGTTCCCGACTGAAGTGCGCTACACCGGGGCATCTTTCTCTTATAACGTGTCCTCAATTCTGGGCGCATCCGTCGCACCGTATATCGCCACCTGGCTTCAGGCAAACTACGGTCTGTTCTATGTGGGTGTGTATCTGGCAGCGATGGCAGCGCTGACGCTAATTGCGTTGTTGCTGACACACGAGACGCGTCACCAGTCATTATAA